Proteins from a genomic interval of Alteromonas macleodii ATCC 27126:
- the nspC gene encoding carboxynorspermidine decarboxylase: MTDLTQRTDIPSPCYVLEEAKLIKNLELMKRVQDESGARIILALKGFSMWSCFDIIKQYLHGATASSVWEAKLAAEMGKEVHAYSPAYKVNDAKELAGLVNHLSFNSLTQWNAHKDVLAGVSLGLRINPEHQEADTPLYDPAAPGSRLGIRASELEGADLSGIEGFHCHNLCECDSFATARTLEAIEKRFGKWLGQLKWLNLGGGHLMTREGYDVEHLINTLKDFKARYPHLDVILEPGSAVAWQTGPLICEVVDMVENDGDIAILDISATAHMPDVLEMPYRPTILSAGMPDEKAYNVKLGGNSCLAGDVIDTYSFDAPLKAGDRLQFEDMMHYTMVKTTFFNGVEHPAIGILRSNGDFELVREFSYEDFKGRLS; encoded by the coding sequence TTGACCGATTTAACTCAACGTACTGATATTCCCTCTCCTTGCTACGTGCTTGAAGAAGCAAAATTAATTAAAAACCTTGAGCTGATGAAACGGGTTCAAGACGAATCTGGCGCGCGTATTATCTTGGCGCTTAAAGGCTTTTCTATGTGGTCTTGCTTCGACATCATCAAACAGTACTTACACGGAGCAACGGCCAGTTCGGTTTGGGAAGCGAAACTTGCTGCAGAGATGGGTAAAGAAGTTCACGCATATTCTCCTGCGTACAAGGTTAATGACGCAAAGGAATTGGCGGGTCTTGTTAATCACCTGTCTTTTAATAGTTTGACCCAGTGGAACGCGCATAAAGACGTGCTAGCAGGCGTGTCGTTAGGCCTTCGCATAAACCCTGAGCATCAAGAAGCAGATACGCCACTGTACGACCCAGCTGCACCAGGTTCGCGCTTAGGCATACGTGCTAGTGAGCTAGAAGGCGCAGACTTATCGGGTATTGAAGGATTTCACTGCCACAACCTTTGTGAGTGTGATTCTTTTGCTACTGCACGCACGCTTGAAGCCATTGAAAAGCGTTTTGGCAAATGGCTTGGTCAATTAAAGTGGTTAAACCTAGGTGGCGGACACCTGATGACCCGTGAAGGGTATGATGTTGAGCACCTCATCAACACATTAAAAGACTTTAAAGCCCGTTACCCACACCTAGACGTAATTCTTGAGCCAGGGTCTGCGGTAGCATGGCAGACAGGGCCATTAATTTGCGAAGTGGTTGATATGGTAGAAAATGACGGAGATATCGCTATTCTAGACATTTCAGCTACTGCACATATGCCAGATGTACTGGAAATGCCTTATCGACCTACAATTTTGAGCGCGGGTATGCCTGATGAAAAAGCATATAATGTGAAGCTAGGTGGCAATTCGTGCCTTGCTGGCGATGTCATTGATACCTACTCATTCGATGCGCCGCTTAAGGCCGGCGATCGATTACAGTTTGAGGATATGATGCATTACACCATGGTAAAAACCACCTTCTTCAACGGTGTAGAGCATCCTGCTATCGGCATCCTGCGTTCTAACGGCGATTTCGAACTAGTTCGCGAATTTAGCTACGAAGACTTTAAAGGTCGTTTGTCTTAA